In the Candidatus Sysuiplasma acidicola genome, one interval contains:
- a CDS encoding DUF4263 domain-containing protein: protein RYRRIHREMWAGLKGRNDFILEKESGFSDVLELKLPTDELFTLGRKPRMSGALKDALSQMAEYLHYYHVNYLSHKEQTNMDVLYPKGIIVIGRRKENEKQLLESHNAILSKITILTYDDVIGEARQVIKTLKKRRKNVDVKR from the coding sequence AAGGTATCGGAGAATTCATAGGGAAATGTGGGCCGGTCTAAAGGGGCGCAACGATTTCATCCTAGAGAAAGAGAGCGGCTTCAGCGACGTACTTGAACTGAAGTTGCCAACAGATGAGTTATTTACTCTTGGAAGGAAACCTAGAATGAGTGGGGCTCTTAAAGACGCTTTGTCACAAATGGCTGAGTATCTTCATTACTATCATGTGAATTATCTTTCTCACAAAGAGCAAACGAACATGGACGTCCTTTACCCAAAAGGGATAATAGTGATAGGGCGGAGAAAGGAAAACGAAAAGCAGTTACTCGAGAGCCACAATGCTATTCTTAGTAAAATAACGATATTGACTTATGACGACGTTATAGGTGAGGCAAGGCAAGTAATTAAGACTCTAAAGAAGCGAAGAAAGAATGTGGATGTGAAACGTTGA